A stretch of DNA from bacterium:
GGAGATCGAAATGAAAAAGCTCGCAAACCTATTCCTGATGCTGGCCCTGCTCGGCCTGCCCATCGCCTGCGGCAACGCCGACTTCGAAGTCCCGCCGGTGACCGAGAATCCGAACCCGCCGGCCAACCCCAACCCGCCCCCATTCGGGCCGGTCGATACGCCGGACATCCAAGCGGTCGAAACCCCGGAAGTCTGCCCGGTCGACGAGCCCGACTGCGGCGATAACGATCATCCGCCCATCGGCCCGGACCTACCCACCGATTACGGCAAGGTCGGCGATCGGCCTCAGGTGCAGGCGGTGGATCCGAGCCTGACCCAGATCAATCCCTGCCTGGAAGATCCGGAAGCGGAAGGCTGCGAATAAGCGTTAGAGAAATGGGGAAATAGACGAATGAAAGCCCGCCTCGTGAAGAGGCGGGCTTTTTATTTCGATCAAGCGGGGATTTCGGCGAGGGGCGCGGGGCAACCGGCAAAGCTAAGCATGAGATTCCTTTGGAGTCGTTTTTGATGTCTGGGACGAATCAGCGAAGAGTGGCCTAGATCGCGAGAGCTTCTTCGAAGCAGATCGCGGCGATGGGGCCGACGCCGTACTCGAAACCGGCGGCCTCGAGGTCCTTCCAGGTGGCGACGATCGACTCGGCATTGAAGAAGTGCTTGTCGGCGGTGAAGACGACGGCCTCGAGGATCTTGGTGATGGCTTGGAAACCGACGTAATCGCTGCTGAGGATGTAATCGAGGGTCGCGATCAGCTCTTCGTCCTCGCCGTGGCGGATGGCCTTGGCGGCCTCGCCCAAGGTGGTGGCGCCATGGTCCAAAGCGTTCTCGAGAGCTTGGCTGAAATTGTGGAGGCGGCGAAGATCGTCGGCGATCTGCTCGGCCGGGCTGCGGCCGTGCTTCTCGACCCAATTGTCGCCGGCCACTTCCTGGGCGATCGCGACCATCTGGGCCTCGTAGTCGAAAACCAGGCCTTGGATGACCTTCAGCATTTCGTAAGCCTGAGTCTGAACCTTGCTGCGAAGCGCTTTCTTGGCAACGGTCTTCTTGCGGTAGCTGACGAAATCGAGGATTTGGGTTTGCTTGTCTTGCATCGCTTGGCCCCTTCTTTCTTTTACCGGCGCCTTCATTGTCGCCGTCATGCCTGAGATAGAAGCAAGGGAGGTGCCAAGACTTTTCAATAATCAAGTGTATGACTTTGCTTGATTTTTATCAGTTATTTTTAATTTATATAATTATAAAATATATAATTAATAATAAATTTTAGAATATAAAATATGGAGAGTGTCTGACTAATGTCATCCTGAGCGGGGGCCCCGGTTGAACGCCGCAGGTTCAAGTGAAACCGGGGGGAAGGATCTGCGACTGGCCAAGGTGTTTTGAAAGTACCTGCTACTTCGGTCATCAGACGGGAGCTCGTAGAGGCGAAGGGGCCGCAGATTATCTTAAGTTTCTTGGCAGGTCGCAGATCCTTCGCTTTGCTCAGGATGACTGGCAGCGGTCCGGGAATTTTGCTTCGTCAAATAACCTGCTGGACTTAATATCGGTGGGCTTCCGGAGGGGAGAAACAAAAAAGGTCAGAGCAGACTTCGATTGCTCTCTGTCTACTCCGACCCGGGGGCACACTTTATTTTTTGTTTTGGTCTGAGGAGCTTTCTTTCCTCAGCGGCGTCATCGACGCACGCTAGTCTAGATTGCATCCCCTGTGCCACCCGGGAACGAGACCTTTAAATAGCGAATATCACTACTTATTTTAATAATGCGGCAATCAGAGCCAAATTCTAAATACGTCTATATTCTAAAATTAATAATATAAATTTTAAAACACAGAGCATCTATGCAAATTCAAGAAACCTATCAGCGCAAGAAGCTCAGTCACGATCAGTTTCTGGAACAAATTCGGCCTGAGGACTACTTGAGCACCTCGATTGCCGCCGGACAGCCTCGTAGCCTACTTCAAAAATTAAGTGAAATGAAAAATGCGAAGTCGATCAAGCTTTTCACCGGCTTGATCTCCGCCCCCTACCCCTGCCTGATCAAGCCCGAGTTCCACACCGTCAGCGGCTATTACGGACCGGTGGAAAGGAAGCTCAACGATGCCGGCTTCAACCTTTCCTATCAGCCCCTGCCCTTCAACGGCTTCGAGCGCTGGGTCGAGACCTTCCCGCCGCGGGTCGTGATGACGACGCTCGCCTCGATGGATTCTTCCGGCTATCTCTCCTTTGGCGTCGACGCCGAGGCGGTCTACGTCCCCTTCCTCAATGCCGCCCGCGATCCGAAGCGGTTGGCCATCGCCGAGGTGAATTCCAACATGCCGATGGTCGGGGGCTTGCCCGAATTGGGCGACAATAAAATTCACGTCGACGAAATCGATTTCGTGGTCGAATCGGACCAAGGCCTGCTCGAATTGCCCGACACCGAGCCCAATGAGGTCGAGCGCAAGATCGCTCAGAACGTCGCCCAGCTGCTCCGCTCCGGCGACACCCTCCAATTCGGCATCGGCGCCATTCCCGACGAGGTGGCCCGGATCCTTGCCTCCACCGACTTGGGCGATTTCGGCGTCCATTCCGAATTGATCAGCAACGGCTTCCTGACCTTGATGGAGTCGGGCAAGATCACCGGCGCCCGCAAGGGCCTTCACGACGGCAAGAGCGTCTTCGCCTTCGCTCTCGGGAACCGCCAGCTCTACGACTTCCTCGACGAGCGAAAGGGCAAGAACCAGGGCCGGGTCGTCGCCGCGCCGGTCTCCTACGTGAACGACTCTTCGGTGATCGCCAAGCACCGCAACATGGTGAGCGTGAATTCGGGCTTCATGATCGACTTCTCGGGCCAGGTCAGCTCCGAGGCCATCGGCGAGCGCCAGTACAGCGGCGTCGGCGGCCAGCTCAACTTCGTCGAGGGCGCCTTCTTCAGCCCCGGCGGCCGCAGCATCCTCTGCATCAAATCCAGCGTGGTCCGCAAAGGAAAGCGCTACTCCAACATCGTGAACGCCCTGCCGCCCGGCTCGATCGTCTCGACGCCGCGGCACTACGTCCAGCACGTCGTCACCGAGTACGGCTCGGTCAACCTCTTCGGCTTGACCGACGAGGAGCGCCCGGCGGCCCTGGCCTCGATCGCCCACCCCGAGTTTCGCGCCGACCTGCGGGAGCAGGCGAGAAAGCGGGACCAGGCTTACTACCATACCCGGGGGCCGTCTTGGCTGACTCGGTTGTGGACAAGGATCCTCTTATCCCGTAAATCGGCCTCATGAAACCCGGAACCCGCCTCTTCCTCACCGGCGCCGCCGGCTTCATCGGATCCAACACCGCCGAGGCCTTGCTTCGCGCCGGCTGCCGGGTGGTCGGCTTCGACAACCTGGCCCCGGTCTATTCGCTGGAGAAGAAGCTCGGCAACTTGGCCCAGGTTCAGCGAACGGCGCCCCAGGATTTCGAGTTCGTGGAAGGCGACCTCCGGGATGCCGGGGCGCTGCGGGCGGCGCTGCGGGCCAAGCCGATCGACGCGGTCATCCACCTCGCGGCCCTGGCCGGCGTCCAGCCCTCGATCCGCGACCCTCAGGCCTACGTCGAAGTCAACGTCAACGGGACCATGAACGTGCTGGAGGCGGCCCGCGAGTCGGGCGTCAAGGCCATCGTCGCCGCTTCGTCGAGCAGCGTCTACGGCTCCAACACCAAGCTGCCCTTCAGCGAGTCCGACCCGGTCGACCACCCGATCTCGCCTTACGCCGCGACCAAGAAGGCCGGCGAGCTGATCGCTCACGCCCATCATCATTTGCACGGACTGAGCATCGCCAACCTGCGCTTCTTCACGGTCTACGGACCGCGGCAGCGGCCGGACCTCGCGATTTACAAGTTCACCCGGGCCATGCTGGCCGGGCGCGAGATCACCCTCTACGGCGATGGCAGCAGCCGTCGCGACTACACCTACATCGACGATTGCGTTTCGGGCATCCTCGCCGCCACCCGCTGGGTCCTCGAAGGGGCGGCTTCGACGCCGCGTTACGACATCTTCAACCTCGGAGAATCCCAGACCGTCCCGCTCCTTGACCTCGTATCCCTGCTGGAGAAGAACCTGGGAGTCCCCGCCAAGCGGGTCCACGCCGATTATTTGCCCGGCGACGTTTACGCGACCTTCGCCGATCTGAGCCATTCGCGGGCGGTGCTGGGCTACGATCCCCAGGTCAAGATCGAGGAAGGCATTCGCCGTTTTTGCAAATGGTATTTGAAAGAAGAAAAAGGCAAACCCTGGGAAGTCACACCCCCCTTTGAAAAAGGGGGGCCGGGGGGGATTTAAAGCGTTGGCGATCAATACGAAGCACCGCGCCGATTCGATACTCCGTCAAATCCCCCCTGCCCCCCTTTTTCAAAGGGGGGGTTAATGCGAGGCCTCATGAAAATCCGTCTTCTAAGCATTTCACTTTTTACTTTGTTCCTTCCCGCTTTGGCTTCGGCCGCGCCGCTCAAGCTCCTTTTCCTCTACCCCGGCGGCCAAGGCAGCAGCGAGGCGGCTCAACCGCTGCTCGACTCCTTCACCGAAGCGTTGAAGAAGTCGGGCGGCCCCGAGATGAAGGCGACTTACCTCTCCGACAAGACGGCCGGCCTGACTTTCATCCAACAGGAAAAGCCGGCGGCGGCCTTGCTCAGCGCCGACTTGTTCGAGGAGCAGGCCAAAGCTTGGAGCAGCACCCCAGTGGCCCGCAGTCTTCAACTCCCCAGCGCCGACGGCACCGAGACTTTCTATCTGGTCGGTAAAAAGGGATCGGCCTTGCCGACTTCCGGCAAGATCACTGTCCTTTCGCCCCGGCCCTTCAGCCCGGACTACCTGGCCAAGCGCCTCTTTCCCACGATGACCGGCCTCAGCTTCGAGGTGCAGCCCACCCGCAATGTCTTGGGCGACCTTCGCAAGATCGCCTCCGGCGAAAAAACCGGATTTATCCTCCTCGATCCCTACGAGCACCGGGCGATGAACCTCAAAGCCGCCTGGGTCGCCGAGCTCGCCGATCTCGCCACCTCGGCCAAGGTGCCGAGCGCTCCGGTGGTGGTCTTCGCGGGGGCGATGAGCCCCGAGCAGCAGGCCGCCTTCCAGAAAGCCTTGCTCCAAGTGGGCAAGGATTCCGCGGCTCAAGCCACCCTCCAAGAGCTGCGGCTCAAGGGCTTCGTGGCTCCTTAAAAATTGTTGCATCATTCCGGCAACATCTGCCGGCCCCGGCCGATAAGAACCTTGGAAAGAGGCAACGGGGGTTGCATCTTTCTTTAGGGAGAAAAAAAGATGCACTCCATGAGCCTTTTCGAGCCGCAACAAGGGGCGTTTGACTCGAAACGACCCGAATCCGGCTTCAGCGTTTCACTCGCCAACCACCGCCGCAAAGTCCAAGTCGACTTCGAAGCGAATCCCAACCTCATCCTGGAAATCGAAGAGTTCCGCGGCGTCGTGGGCTTGAGCTCCGCGGCCCAAGCCGGCTTCCTGATGAACCAGGACCACAGCTGTTGGCTGACCAACCTCGGCCGCCATGCTTCGACCGAAGTTTACCGGCCCGGCAACAAGACCCACCGCCGGCTGGCTCACCAGCAGGTGGCCTATCTCCGCCACGGCGACTATGTCGGGTTTTACGGCGCCTTCTACCGCCTCGAGTTTTCGGGCGACTGCCTGACGCTGGCGCCGGTCGAGTTCATTCCCAATCCGGCCTAGTTCATCGTCTCTACTGTCACTAGCCAATCGTTGCTTTGCCATTTCGCACCATGAATAGCGTTGCCTTGGATTCTTCGGGAGCGGGGGGCCCCCGCCCGCAGCGAAGCGAGGACGGTGGGGGTGCAGACCGGACAGGCCCTGCTCCCGCCACCCAAGCCCCTTCGCAAATAAAGGTTTTAACGAAACCCGTGCTTCACCTGCCGCAAAGCCTCGTAGAGGACGATCCCGACCGAGGTCGAGAGGTTGAGGCTCCGCGTCTCGCCCCACATCGGGATTTGCCAGGCGCTTTCCGCATGTTCCCGCAATAGCTCCTCGGGCAGGCCCTTGGTTTCGCAGCCGAAGACCAGAAAGTCGTCGTCGCGATACTCGGCCCAAGTGTAGGGCCGTTCGGCCTTCTTGCTGAAAAAATGGAGCCGGGCCTCGGGGTAGGCGCTCCGGAAAGCGGCCCAATCGTCGTGATAACTGAGGCTTAGATACCGCCAGTAGTCCAAGCCGGCCCGCCGGAGCGCGGCGTCGTCGGTCGAGAAGCCGAGGGGCCGGATGAGGTGGAGATGGCTGCGGGTGCCGACGCAGAGCCGGGCGACGTTGCCGGTGTTCGGCGGGATTTGAGGCTGGTAGAGGACGACGTGCATATCACTTCGCAAATTCTGCGAATTTTCTGCGCAACCCGGCAAAGCCGGGTTTTGCGACAGTCTCTTGCTTTCCTTTGAAAAAGCACCTATCGGCTTCGCTCCGATATAGCAACTTCTCAACTTTGAGGCCGATACCTCGGCCATCCACGGGGGCACACGTGGAGACGTTTGATGACACCCCCTGTGCCCCGCGGGACCTCTCCCAGGTCCCTGGAAATCGCATCCGACCGACCAACGGTCGCGCCGCTGCGTCTCTCCGTCGAAACCAGTTATCTGCTTGCCGGTCAATCCGGCTTTGCCTTGCGCGGCGGCGTCCTCGCCACCTATCGACCCGATCGACTCATCGGTCTCGGCATTCATCTCGACACCAATTTCTCCGACCACTTGAGCGCCACCGCCCGCGGCGAGGCGATTTGGCCGATCCACCGATATTTTCAATTCCACGGCGCCCTCGAGCTGGGCGCCCGCGCCTTTTTCAACCAGTCCTTGATCAGCCAAGACCGGGAGCGGCGGGTCAGCGGCGCCCTCTTCACCTTCGGCGGCGAGCTGGCGGCCGCGATTCCCTTCACCGACAGCGTCGGCGCCTCCCTCTTCCTGCGGGCCTTCTATTCGCCGGGCGGCGGACTTTCGGTTGCCGGCAGCAGTGGTGAAGGCCCGGCGATCGGGATCGAGGCCGAGGGCGGCGAGGTCCTGGTCGGCTTGCGCCTCGATTTCTATCCGCCGGTCGCGCCGCACCATCGCGAGCCGGAAGTTGAAGCTCCCCGGCCGGCCCCGGAGCTTTCGGCCGAAGAGACGCCGACCCAACGCGACGCCCTGCAAGCGCTCCAAGCCAGCGTCGAAGCCTTGCTCGAAAGCCCGGGCTCCGAGTCCGGCGACGCCGGCCACGTGCCCGAGCCGACTTCCGATGCCGCCGCCCCGGCTGATGCCGCGACCTCGGACGCGGCGGCTGCGGCCCTCACCGCCGAAGACCGGGAGGAAATCCTGGCCTTGCAGCGCGAGATCCGCGGCCTCACCGACAGCTCGGAGGCCTTGGAAACCGAGCTCGACGCCGCCACTCAAATTCTGAACGAATTGAGCACCGGCCAAGAGACCGTCGGCCCCTTCCACATTCGCCTCGATGCCTTCTACGACAACCTCACCGCCCGTCCGCCCAGCGTCGATCTGCCGGCGCTGACCGCGTTTCTCCAAGAGTTCAGGGATTTGCTCCGGGACAACGGCTCGGTGCGGCTGCTGATTCAGTCCCCGACCGAGACTTTCGGCGAAGTCATCGCGAGCAATTTCCGCTATTTCCGCACCGCCCTGACCGCTTACCAACGAAGGCTGCCGACTCGGCCTCGCTCCGGCCACATGGCGCGGGCCGACCTCGAGCCGGCGCTGGCCCAGATCGGCGCCGCCGTGGCCGAGCTGGAGCAGCTTCGCCGCCAGCCCCAGCCGACCAATCCGCCGGCCCATCAAGTTCAACTGTGGCGCCTGCGGATGGACCGGATCCGACAGCACATCGAAGAGCTCGGCCCCCGGCTCAGCCCGACGGCGGCCGCGAGCCTCGGCTCTAATTTTGAGCGACTCGAGCGCTCCTTCGCCACCTTGACCTCCCGGATGGACGAAGCCCAGCGGAACTGGCTGGTCACCCGGGCCCTTTACAGCCATTACCGCGATTTCCGCGAAGCCCGCCGGCCGGAGCAGGCCCTGACGGCGCTGCGCGGCATGCTGGTCGAATTGCACGGGGCGCCCGAATCCTACCGGCGGCTGCGCAGCCGCAATCTGGCCACCATCACCCATGCCCTGGCGCCCTTCGTCCGCCGCTACAGCCGGAATCCGGTGACGGCCTGGACTGAGGCCCGCAGCGCCGCGATCGAGGTTTTGACCTGGATCGATCCGCATTACGAAGCTCCCCCTCTGGCCGAAGCGCCGCGGCGGCGGGCCCGCGCGCGGACCGGCGAACCGGTTTTTGAATTTCCGACCTCCGGCGGCGCAACCGGAGATTAAAGAGAGAGATAGGACGACCTCATGACTCCACCATTACTCCGACCCTTCGGCCAACCCCACGGCGGCGACTTGAGCCTCAGCCTCGAGCCGGCGCACCATTTTCGGCCGACGCCGGAATTCCAGGCCTTCGCCCGCAGCCTGCTGGTCTCGCGCGAGCTCTCGGCCGAGCAGGGCCGCAGCGTCTTTTCCAGCGGCCGCCGGCCCCATTGTGCCGAAGGCGAGGATTGCCGCCCCGACTTGAGCGAGCTTCCGGCC
This window harbors:
- a CDS encoding acetyl-CoA hydrolase/transferase C-terminal domain-containing protein, which translates into the protein MQIQETYQRKKLSHDQFLEQIRPEDYLSTSIAAGQPRSLLQKLSEMKNAKSIKLFTGLISAPYPCLIKPEFHTVSGYYGPVERKLNDAGFNLSYQPLPFNGFERWVETFPPRVVMTTLASMDSSGYLSFGVDAEAVYVPFLNAARDPKRLAIAEVNSNMPMVGGLPELGDNKIHVDEIDFVVESDQGLLELPDTEPNEVERKIAQNVAQLLRSGDTLQFGIGAIPDEVARILASTDLGDFGVHSELISNGFLTLMESGKITGARKGLHDGKSVFAFALGNRQLYDFLDERKGKNQGRVVAAPVSYVNDSSVIAKHRNMVSVNSGFMIDFSGQVSSEAIGERQYSGVGGQLNFVEGAFFSPGGRSILCIKSSVVRKGKRYSNIVNALPPGSIVSTPRHYVQHVVTEYGSVNLFGLTDEERPAALASIAHPEFRADLREQARKRDQAYYHTRGPSWLTRLWTRILLSRKSAS
- a CDS encoding SDR family NAD(P)-dependent oxidoreductase, with translation MKPGTRLFLTGAAGFIGSNTAEALLRAGCRVVGFDNLAPVYSLEKKLGNLAQVQRTAPQDFEFVEGDLRDAGALRAALRAKPIDAVIHLAALAGVQPSIRDPQAYVEVNVNGTMNVLEAARESGVKAIVAASSSSVYGSNTKLPFSESDPVDHPISPYAATKKAGELIAHAHHHLHGLSIANLRFFTVYGPRQRPDLAIYKFTRAMLAGREITLYGDGSSRRDYTYIDDCVSGILAATRWVLEGAASTPRYDIFNLGESQTVPLLDLVSLLEKNLGVPAKRVHADYLPGDVYATFADLSHSRAVLGYDPQVKIEEGIRRFCKWYLKEEKGKPWEVTPPFEKGGPGGI
- a CDS encoding tRNA (cytidine(34)-2'-O)-methyltransferase; translation: MHVVLYQPQIPPNTGNVARLCVGTRSHLHLIRPLGFSTDDAALRRAGLDYWRYLSLSYHDDWAAFRSAYPEARLHFFSKKAERPYTWAEYRDDDFLVFGCETKGLPEELLREHAESAWQIPMWGETRSLNLSTSVGIVLYEALRQVKHGFR